The nucleotide window ATAAAACCCAAGTTGGACCCCACAAATTTTGGAAGcccaagaattattttttataacaacctgagaaagaaaagaaaaaatcagaATAAAGgattgattttattaattatgtaacgtgataagaataaaaaaaattgttgattgaatatttaaaattttttgctGTTAATGCTATGAATTTCATCCGGTCACAAAATAAATGATAGCAACAAACCAAACCATCaactaaaattacatttagtaCGGATTATACAtgatgaaaaaaagagagatacGTCATTCTTATAAACATTTtctattattcaattttataatttgctttttctttatttatgtccACAACATCACTCgtcttattttaaaatctcttttttcttcctttctcttaatttgttataaaaaaaaaattctcaaactaTGCGTCACGTCATTTAAAGACAAAATTACAAGACCCATATGAGCGCCAAAACAACAGGAAGTTGTGGTAAGCTTAACAAGCCAAAGCGTACTAGAGAGTTGTGGAGAAAAACAAGTTGTGTTAAACTTGAAAGTATAAGATTTGTTTATTCATTTTCTAATCTAGTAAAATATTGCTTTCTTGTTAGATTTTGTCATCTAACATGTTTGTCAAACTACGCGCTTCTAGGAAGGATCAAAAGCGTCCCCTTGGCTCTCGCTATAGCGGCCAAGCTGACTTGTAATAACTTGTAGCAGTAAATGAATGAATATACTtatgagaattaaaaaaaagaagaagaagctaaaAACACTGTCTTTAAAATCCAATTCTTTGAACTTTGAACTATCAATTCGAGGTGCACTTCATTAGCTTACTATTTGTCAGCCATTCAAACCGGCCACATATTTCACAGGATCTGTTTTTATACGGACAAATAATAATCAGTATTcctaaaatattgattaaaatatatattttattgagatataaaaagttacattttatattttttattataaatattttcttcttttagttttaatatGTTAATGGCACTAATTAGCtagacttttttatatatactacatcaagaatttaaaatttgaaactatAGTTTGTGGACTAAAAttattagactcaaaattattTACGAATGAGTAGTAGTTAAACATTTCCTTTTcaataatattaacaaatttaaaagataccATTCATTCAAAATGActcatatatataacttttttttaattattgactgAAATTTTTCTGAGTcgtactttttatttaatggatttcattcataataattataattcatatataataaaaaaaaatatgttgctaTGAGCTAATCAAAATCAACACAAGTCGATAGATGAAATGCATATTCTACTGGGTTGTTGAAGTAGAGCCAAGAGAAGTGATGTAGATATGCTTTCTAAGTCGGTTACAAGAAGTAGGGCCCAAGTtgattcaattatatattactATGGAATGAGGTGATGTTAAACATAGGAATTACGAAGTTTAGCAGCTCCTTCCTATTTCCGTGGCAGCATGTGGCCACACACACATCATCATATTCACTTCTGTTGCCCTTCATATCCATCCATCCACATGCATGCCACACTTTCTCTTTCTCAAGTTTGGCCGAAACCAtggaaattaaacaaaattcaaataatcattATGCGATGACCAACACGCCTGCTACTATTATTTAACCTTAAGGCCATATCATTTGACATCTGCACAAAATTGTTTCGCCGAAAAAGTAGCAGGTCACCACAGACCATAAGAGTTAGGAGCCCaagactcttttttttcctgattTGGAACCAAAGACAGTGACCAAGATTTTTCTACTTGAAATTTATTAGTGCTAGAACAATTGCTTACAgcattttctcctatttattttttgttttatctttttccattaaattagtcattttatcttatatttttcttatttctcttatttgtaaacaatttaatttttatgcactTTCGAttaatcaaaaatcaaaatagatatgatttttaagacgattcttgtaaaaattaatacGCTTATTCtacatataatttataattaaataataatataaaaaaattttattattattatttactttttgtaTTGGACTGACAGTTATGTTACGATTGATTGTTGTTATACTtgttttatgaataaattaataaccatAATTTCTCTTATATTATATCTCAGTTTTGGCTCTTTGCTCTCAGTTTCATCacatctttttctctctctctttatttctcataaaatcatttgttacgtctatttctcttttactcccttttttcttcttcttcttcctatcCATCCACCTTGAAGATAGGATGAAAATTTAACATTATATAATGGTGGCCTTGAGTACAGTGAAGGTGGGCTACCGCTCGGGACTCATATTTAGAGGaacatcaaattattttatttagtctatatgaatattaaaattttatataatattataatttagtaAAACTTATCAAAAATCTGTTTATAATCAAGATTATTTAAAGTAACGATAACTTGAATAACTAAtgctattttaaaagttattattaataatagctgaatagttaataatttatacaaaatcatttaaagtaaaacaaattaattaatctaactCTAATcgcaaataaaattttaacattgcaAATAGAATTTCACTTATTCTAAAAaagtttatcaaaattgaaaatattaaaattttatttgttatctaTTATGTCActagattaaataattttgttttgctttaaataattttgaatggattattaattatttatgttattattaataatggTTTTTAGAATAACGTTAACtatcaatattattattgttttaaataatattgattataaatgaattattaatgaatttttaaaaaataaaaatagacaatattttaataattatgaggaattaattttttttatttatctaggATACTAAAAATCTCATGATCAACCTCTCTTTATATATCAAAGGAAACTAATGTGAAACTCCCGCGAGGTTTCTGCGTAATGTTATACAGTACTTCGCAAATActtttctatttcaattttgGTCTATAAGACTCGCACAATTGTTTAGAAGTCACGGTCATAAGttcaactttaaaataaaaatacatacatacaacttttttatatagttttttaatagaatttaataaaaagtaatCAGTTTTTAAACTTGATCTTTCCATATAATCAAACTATGTTACTTCAACTAAAATTGAATAGTTTGGATAGTGAAATTGAAAGAGAAATGTGATTAAagggaaattaaatatttacccattaaatgttatttattcCTGTAATAATGAATTGCAGTATATTAGAAAGAATTATTAATACAAATGGAATCTACACTGACCTTGCCTTACTCAATAAATAGTATCCTCCTCTTTTGTTAATCTTATAATGGATTAATTTTGGTATCTTcttataaaatgtttattaaaataggattatttttaaataaatagggTTATACAGATAACACTATTTAAACTTTGTTatgtataaatgaaaaaaaatatttgaagaaaCACAAATCAATTGAATTCtactatctattttttttaccatgatatttttgatgaaattttttctttttcaattacgttttttttttcattcacaaaaaCAAGAGATATTACTTAAAGAAAACAATTCTATATCACTAGTACCAATAAATGAATGGTATCTATGTTTAATGTTTAAATACCTTTTTATAAGAAACTtgctatataattatatttatatattattttcataagaAACTTGTTATAAAATGTACTACTATTGTTTATAGTATACAATgaatatttatgattaaataattcaCTACTAGTACTCTATTTAAACTCTGATATCTGTATAAAATgattacaataaaaagaaaaggcattAACAAACACGtacaaatcaattaaattgCATTATCCGTGGAGCAAACCTCAGCAGTCTATCTAAACCCTGCGGATTGAATTTTCTTGCAAACAAGTGGCAAATATTGGTGCTCTTGCCATTGTATTGGCATGTTCTCCCATGCCTTAGCCTCTTCAAGAAATCAATAGTTACATCTTGTCTCATAAACCTGGCAGGATGGGGTCCACCCCTTGACCAATCAACCCATGTCAATGTTCTGTTGGAGTTCCTCTTCCAAAACATGATACTAACAAACGTTGGCAAGTAATGCTCATCACCATAACATCCATTCCTGCAATACTTCTTGAAAACAGGGAAGTATTGTTGGTCAGAAACTATCTCAATGGCAAGGGCACGGTCTATTTGAAACCATTGCGACCCTTTTCTCCACTGAGAAAGGTTAACTAGTGGCCTCATTCTGGGACTGTACCTGCCTCTCCCCACTGCACCGGGCATATCATAGGCTTCCACAAAGTTCTCAGTTGAGTTCATAAGGTAGTTATAGATCGTTGAGAAGTTGAACAAAGGAATGCATGATTCTGAGAGAAGAACAAAACGTTGGTTGGAGAAGTCAAGCAGTGCATTTGCTAGTAGACGTCTCTCTGCCCCTACAATGTTGAAGTCACCCCATCTTACCTCCTGCATCATCATGttacaagaagaaaaatcaaattaattgacaTTTCTCAAGCCCCACCTCGTGTGTGGATCTAAGTTTTTGGATTTTACAAAATCACATACAAATAGCAATTAACATGATTTCAAGTAAATGTTCACATATTTAGTTCTATACCGAAGAATTAGTTATagatctaaaattatttttcagcattggataaaaaaattatacttacatttaaagtaaaaatattcagatataaataatttcaagtgaaaattaattttacaaacaaatcTCTCATACACACACTTTTTTACTATGTGCTTTAAATGTGTGAATGGGTCAATGGGGAAGTGATTTTTCTTGGACTTTGGATAGAGAATGAGGTCATGTCCAACAACATACTAATGAATGTGCTTAGTTTGAGGcccaaattatatatatgtctcttgaaaaataaaataaaatggtaagaaagtTTATGTGCTGCTTGTTGCATGTGAGAGACAGTATGAAGCAAGGAATTATGGAAAGTTTGATGAGGAcgtttaaaagtttgttaaatgGAGAAGAATAGAATTTTCTATGAGGTGCAAAATGAGTGGAACCAAAGAAAAGTATTGACGGTTTACTTTGACGGTTCAACTTCGGAAGCAACCAACAAGAACAAGGAAAAAACTTGACATTCCAGTGAATCATGGGAGATAGTtgttaaggtttttttttacctCATTTTGCGGTAAATTTTAGTCATATAAGAAATGGAAATTTTCACTTTAAGGACAAATGGATGACCAGTTGACCAATAACTGGgaatatcataaattataagtttAGGGAGTGCTCTTTTGTAATCTTTCATCAAAGCCTCCTTTTACAAGAAATCGTCAAGTGTTGACTGTGAACGACTTTTAAAACAAGGTATAATACGTTACATAAAACTCATAATAATGTGTTCAACTGTAATTGGAAGAAATTCTCACATAAAAAAGTGTCTGTTCTGTGTGTTCGATCAGGCTCATGCAGACAGGTGCTACCCAAGTTAGAAGTTTTTATTATtcgtaaaaatatataatagtagGATAGAACTCATTTTATTATAGAATAATAGGTCCAATTAAATTCCTAAGAGAACTTCAGTTCAGAATTAATTGTTTACAAATATCATCTAGATGTTCAGTGAAGAGAATAAGCGTTTGATCATTCAATGTAGGACAGATTACCGTTACTACACAAACGTTTTTTAAATCCTcatgaattagttaaaaatatcttataggAAGAAACCAAGCAAATATCAAAGCAATTAGTATTTGACTCTCATTTTTCTCTTAGAAGACTTAACGGGCCGTGGTCAAAAACCAGTGTGTGAGGAAACCGTCTAATAAGGCGTTTATTAAGGCGCACCTCATGTTTTACATCACAATCAAAACCGGTTTCTGTGTGCCGTCTCATTAAAGCCATGGAACCCCAAAAGGTTAATGTAATTGGAAAATATTGCACTAAATCTAAAATTATGGGGGATAATTAAATCTGTTAATTTTGAGGCAAAGTCAATTACAATTCTAGTAGCACTTTGAGTACGTTAGCAGAGAACAAAAGTCAAGTATAATTTTTcggttttttttagaaaaaaaaaaaaaaaaacttgtagaGATTTGCCGATCAAATGGAAAACTAGAATTTCGGTTCTCTTAATGAAATGAAAAGACAGGAAATGCAACATAGGCAATTACGAAATGTTAGATTAAATAGGAAGTAAAAGACGACGCACTGACCTTGCTTGGTATTCTGCGGCGATGAAATACAGAACTTTGAGGCACTGTGTCATTGAAAGAAGGATGGGAATGGACATAGATGGAATAGAAGCCTTCATTTCCTTTGAAGAATCTCTCCCACAGTGGACCCAAAAGGACAGGCCCTTTTGTCAAAAACATGAATGCAACCTTTGGGGTGTGTTTGTAAGGCATTTCCTTAATCGTAGGAACCATAGAAGCTCTCCACAGCAACTCTTCCTCTGTCATGTCATGCATAGCCTTGGTGACT belongs to Glycine soja cultivar W05 chromosome 5, ASM419377v2, whole genome shotgun sequence and includes:
- the LOC114413650 gene encoding glycosyltransferase BC10-like is translated as MKNNQQERSLAAARLLSHAQSHMFSFFVSHVLVFASGLLIGITLTTFSFKNLSLNFLPSLSTPIPISTLNNQTQVTKAMHDMTEEELLWRASMVPTIKEMPYKHTPKVAFMFLTKGPVLLGPLWERFFKGNEGFYSIYVHSHPSFNDTVPQSSVFHRRRIPSKEVRWGDFNIVGAERRLLANALLDFSNQRFVLLSESCIPLFNFSTIYNYLMNSTENFVEAYDMPGAVGRGRYSPRMRPLVNLSQWRKGSQWFQIDRALAIEIVSDQQYFPVFKKYCRNGCYGDEHYLPTFVSIMFWKRNSNRTLTWVDWSRGGPHPARFMRQDVTIDFLKRLRHGRTCQYNGKSTNICHLFARKFNPQGLDRLLRFAPRIMQFN